A segment of the Armatimonadota bacterium genome:
AAAGTGTGCTGCGAAAGCATTCCCTTATGCCCCCCTTTGATACAGATGCGGTGGAACGTGCCCTGCCCGTATCGCTACAGGCTGAATCCTGCGCCAGATGTCGAGATGTGAAGGGTCACGTTCCACACAGTAGAGTACACGGAGTCTATCACTAAATGCCTGCGTAAGGCAATAGTTTAGGGATTGGATTCACCATAAACCCCAATTGTCGCGCAGGCGTCTTCGCGTTTGACACACGGTTCTTGTAAGCACCCTGTGTGCAACGGTGAAAATGTAGTGCAGGAGAAACGAACATTTCTGGCGAAACCAACCGTGTCATCACGCACCATGCGTGCGAGAGGTGCAACACGATGCGCGTAGCCATTGCCCTGCTCACTTTTGCGTTGCTGCTGGCTTCGTGCCAGAGCAGACGGACGTCCATGCAGCAAGGAGGTGGCAAAATGGACATTCGCCTGACCAGTACCGCCTTCACTGAGGGAGGTACCATCCCCAGGAAGTACACTTGCGATGGCGCTGATGTGTCGCCCCCGCTCGCGTGGGATAATGTGCCGGAGGGTACCAAAAGCTTCGCCCTTGTCTGTGACGACCCCGATGCACCAATGGGCACGTGGGTGCACTGGGTGCTGTTCAATTTGCCCGCCGATGCCCGCAGTTTACCCGAAGCGGTGCCGCCCGACAAGGAGCTGCCCAACGGCGCGCGACAGGGCACCAACGACTTCCGCAAAATCGGCTACGGCGGTCCCTGTCCACCGCGCGGCACGCACCGTTACTACTTCAAACTCTACGCGCTGGATACCATACTGGACCTTCCCGCTGGCAGCACGAAAGCGCAACTGTTGAAGGCGATGGAAGGGCACGTGCTGGCAGAAGGACAACTGATGGGCAGGTATGGGAGGTGAGGGGGAAGCGTTGAAAGATGTTGTGGTGGGGGTATATTACTTCGCAGGCTGGTGGCGCGAGCAACCCAACAAGTGGACCGTTGATGGCCGCGACTGGCGCACGGACTATCCCGACCGAGTGCCGCTGCTGGGAGAGTATGTGGAAGCGTCTACTCTGGAGCGCGAGATAGAAGCCGCCTCCAGCCACGGGGTAGACTTTTTTCAAATACTCTGGTATCCGCAGAACAAGCCCGATGTACACCCCCACCTTTCCCACCTGAACGATGGACTGCGTTTCTTTACCACCGCCTGCAACGCCAGCAAAATGTACTTCACGCTGGAGTATGTCAACCATGACCCCTTCAGCCTGACCAGTGACGCGGATTGGGACGCCGCCTGCGTGGAGTGGACAGGTATAATGCGTCATCGCAGCTACCTGCGTGTGGGTGATAGACCTGTGTTCAAAATCCACAGCCTGTATCATTTCCTGCAGCAAAACGAGGGCAATGTACACAAGGTGGCACAGCGCGTGGAGCGTCTGCGTCGGCTGGTACAAAGCGCAGGCGTGCCCAATCCGTTGGTGGGTGCAGGAGTGATGGCAACTGGCGTAGCAAAGGGCGAACTGGTTGCACCTTTTGACTACCTCACCACCTACATGGACGTGCCCAACTTGCCTCAGCAGGCGGAGCTGTATCCCTATAACCGGCTGCTGGCGATGGCAGAAGAGGCATGGCGACGTTATGCTGCGCAAAGCGGGAAGCCGTACGTGCCCTACCTGCCAGCCGGGTGGGACCCTCGTCCATGGAAGGACCCGCGAGCCAGCTTTGCCTTCCCCACCCGCGAGCAGTGGAAAGACGCCCTCGCCAGAGCAAAAGACGCCTTGCAAAAGCACGAGAGACTGGGCTATCCCCGAATCGGTGGCAGGCAGAAGGCACTGCTGATATACGCCTGGAACGAGTATGGCGAGGGTGGAATCGTCGCCCCCACTCGCGGTGAGGGCTACATGAAGCTGGAGGCTATACGAGAGGTGTTTGGGAAATCCCAGGGGTAGGTTCCACAGGAGCCCGAAGAGGCACGCTCTTCAGATTCCTCACCCCTTCTGGAATCTCAATACCCCGCCTGCTTATCCACCACGTTCACCATCGAGGCAAGGTCGCCGGCGAGGAAGGCATGTAGGTTGCGCAGGAATATCTCCGCTGCGCGCGTGCCGTAATGGGGTGTCACTCCCGATACGTGTGGGCTGATAATCACGTTCGGCAGGTGCCACAGTGGGCTATCCGCAGGCAGGGGCTCGGGGTCAAACACGTCCAGCCCCGCTCCAGCAATCCATCTCTCTTGCAGTGCGCGTATTAGCGCAGGCTGGTCTACTACCGCCCCGCGTGAGATGTTGATCAGGATGGCGTCGTGACGCATCTGGCGCAGTTGCGCCTCGCCGATAAGGTGCCGCGTTTCGCGCGTCAGCGGCACGCATAGCACGACGTATTCACTCTCGCGCAGCAGGTTGGTCAGCTGCGAAGGTGGCAACAGAACGTCTACCGCTTCCGCGCGGTGCTGAGGATGACGTCGCGTCGCCAGTACGTGCATACCGAAGGCTTTCCCGCGCTCCGCCACCGCCGCACCGATAGCGCCCAGTCCCACCACTCCCAGCGTGGCGCCATACAGCTCCCGCACCTGATCGCGAAAGCCATCGCGGTTCCACTCAGCCTGCATTTGTTGACGCACGCACCGATGCAATCCGCGCGCGAACATCAACATCATGCCAAACACGTGCTCCGCGATGGGGATGGCATGCACCCCGCTGGCGTTCGTCAGGATGATGTCGCTTGCCAGCAGTTCGGGAGACAGGGAGCCCTCGATGCCCGCGCCCAGAAACTGTATCCAGCGTAAGCGGCGGCAATGGGGAAGCCACTCTCGCGCGAAGTGCCCGCACACCATAACCTCTGCCTGTGCCAGCACCTCAGGGCGCAGAGCATCGGGAGAGATGACCGTCCATTCTAGCCGCTCTCGTGCTAGATCGTCCTGCTCGCATCGCCCTAAAAACTGTTCGTGAATCTTCCATCCGGGCGAGCAGGTGAGCAATACCTGCACTTTCGAAGCATGACCTGTCATCACGACGATAGGGTTATGCTTTGGGGCAGGCGATTCCTGTTTGCAGTGCGAAATGCTTCGGTGTAAAGGAGGTGTGTTGCCATGAGTCCTAAAGAGCGATTCGCTGCCTGCGTGGCGCACAGACAGCCCGATAGACCGCCTATCCAGTTCTATACGACCCCCGAATTCGAGGCGAAGCTGCAAGAGCGGTTCCCGGGGCAGAACCTGCTGGAGGTTCTGGAAGTGGACTTCCGCACGGTAGGCGTGCCGCGCGGGAAACCCTTGCGCCAGCCTGACCCAGACAGTCCGGTGGCATACTACGACGAGTGGGGAATCGGCTACATCCGGCAATCGTACGGCTTTGGCGAGTACCTGGAGGCATACGAGCTTCCGTTTGCCAACATGCGCACGTTGAAAGAGGTAGAGGACTACCCCTGGCCCTCGGTGGATGACTACGACTTCTCGCATCTCAAGGAAGCCTGCAAAGCGGTGGAAGATTACGTGGTATGCTTCGGTGGAGCAGGTATTCCCGACATCATTAACGGCGTCAGTCGGGGCAGGGGCATGGAGCAGGTGCTGATAGATATTCTCACCGAAGACGAGGTGGGGGTTGCCATCATTGATCATCGCGTGGAGTTCTGTTACGAGTTCGTCAAGCGTGGGCTGGAAGAGGCGGGTGGACTGATAGACGTGCTCTGCCTTGGGGAGGACCTGGGCAACCAGCTCGGGCCGATGGTCTCACCTGAGGTCTTTGACCGCTTCTTCCGACCGCGTTTGCAGAAGTTCTACGACCTGGGGCATCAGTACGGCTGCAAGGTAATGATGCACAGCTGCGGCAGCACACGCAAACTACAACCGCGCTTTGTGGAGATGGGGCTGGATATTTTAGACGCCATGCAACCTGAACCGGTCGGCATGAACCCCGAAGAGATAAAACGCGAGGTAGGCGATAAGCTCACCCTGTGTGGGCTCATCAGCACCCAGAGAACACTTCCCTTCGGCACAATAGAGGACTGCATCGCCGAGGCAAGGCACCGCGTGGAGGTTATTGGTAAAAACGGCGGCTATATCTTCGCGCCTTCACACTGTATTCAGCCTAACACGCCGGTGGATAATGTGCTCGCCGCTTACGAGGTGGTCACGGGCAAAAAGCTGCGCTGAGATAGAGGCTGCCCCATGTACGTTTGACAGAGTACTAGCAGGAGAGGGGCAACTTGCAGAAGACTCTCGCCGGCTGGCACGGGGATTGAACGATGTCCTCAATCTGGTGTGTGATCTTTCTGTCATCTTTGAATACACCCTCGCGAACAAATCTTACCGTGCCTTACCACGCCTGCTTGCACGAGATTTCGGTATGGAGATAGAGGGCGACTTTAAGAGACAGTTCGTGGCGGATAGCGTCGGTGAGTACATCGAGGTGAACATCTTTGGGCAGGCGCGTTGCAACGGCGATGTTATCACTATTGTGGGTGAGAGCAAGGCGCAGCTTTCGAAAAACGATGTCGATGCCTTTGTGCGCCGCAAGTTGCAGCGGTTACAGGGCGTCTACCCCAACCCGTTCCCGATACTGGTGACCCACATGATATCCGAACGGGATGTAGAAGAATGCGCGCGTCAGCAAGGTATCGCTGTTTACTACTCGTACCAATTCTGATCGGCGAAGTGAAGAAGGGCGGTACAATCCCCTGCACCGCCCCTGTAGCTAAACCTGAAACATATCGGGCGTAAAGGTAATCTTTGTACCTTCCTCGATAGCCTTGTTCGCCATCAATACGGCGACTGCTGTCTTGAAGCCCACCTCAGCATCGCACAGAGGCTTTTGTCCGTTGCGCACCACATCGTTGACGAAGCTCTCCAATTCCAGTGTGTAGGCGTCCTTCAGCTCATAGCCCGCCGCCATCTTCTGTCCACCGATAACCGCACCAGTGCCTTTCTTTTTGGTGGCAGTAACGTCCAGCACCAAACCAGTGGTGCCGCCCTTGCCTGCTGCTTTCTTAGCGTGAGCCTCCCAGCCGAGTTCTTCAGCGGTAGGTTCCTTGAACAGGAAGCCATCCTTCTCGTTGGTAAGCAGCAGTGTGCCCTTGTCGCCCATAAACTGCTCGGCGTAGCCGTCATACTGGTTAGCCAGGATGGAGGTGTACACCACCTTCACGCCGTCGGGGTATTCGTAGATGACCTCTACGTTATCCCAGACCTCGCGCCCATCCTTCCAGTAGTCGATTCCGCCCATGCCCATCACCGAGAGAGGCGTCGCGCCCGTAAACCAGTTGACCACGTCTATCTGGTGGCTGGCAAGCTCCGCCATCAGCCCCTGTGAGTACTTACGGTAGAGCCTCCAGTTCAGCAGCTCCTCGTACTTTTTATCGGGCACGGGGCGTCGCCATGAGTTATTACGATGCCACCATGCGCGCACATGCACCAGCTTGCCGATGACCTCCTGTTCCACCATCATCTCGCGAGCGTGTGCGTAGATGGGGCTGTAGTGACGCTGATGCCCGATTTGCAGGTGCTTGCCCGTCTCGCGGGAGACCTGCACCATGCGCCTGGCGTCTTCAGGAGTATATGCCATTGTCTTCTCGCAGAATACATGTTTGCCTGCTTGCAAAGCATCGATAGCCATTGGCGCGTGTAGGTGTAGGGGCGTTGCGATAAGCACCGCATCGATGTCTTTTCTATCCAGAACCTGTCGGTAATCCTCGTAGCCTTTTGCCTGCGGGCCCGCCATGCGCAGTCCGCGCGCCAGGTGCGGCGGGTAGATATCGCATACTGCCAGTACCCGCACGCCCGGGATGCGAACGAGGCGTTGCAGCAGCGTTTGTCCCTGCGTGCCCGTGCCAATAAAACCGATGTTTACCGGAGGCAGGTTACGGGTGGGCTGTGGCGTAGGCTTTGCTTGTTGCGTCACTGGCTTTGCCGGTTGTGTTCTGGAAGTCTGGCTCTTCTTCTGCTGTGCTTCCACTCTCTCCTGGAACGCTGCAGCGAAAGCAGCAGCGGCAGCAGCCCATGCCGAGTCGCGCAAAAACTCGCGTCGGGATACCTGAATATGCTTGTCTTCGAACATGAAACCTCAACCTCCTCAAACCGCTTCAGAACCGCAGCCGATGTTGTCGGCGAATATCACATTATACTTCACAAATCTGGGGATGTTCTCCTGCCCACAGTACCTCAGCCTATCCACTCGAGCTGCTCGTCGTCCTGTCGCAGGATAGCCGCCTGTACCCCCGGATGCGCGGCAACATATTCCCGAATCCCCCTTTCGCCCAGCACGAAGAAGGCGGTAGAGAGCGCATCGGTCACCGTTGTTTCATCCGCCAACACGCTTACGCAGAGCAGATTATTCTCTGCAGGCAGGCCCGAGCGTGGGTCTAGAATGTGCCCGTATCGCCGCCCACCACGCTCAAAGTACTGTTCGGTTGCTGATGAGGTGGATATTGCCCGATTGCATAGCAGTAAGTGGGCAAGGCTACGCTCTGGATGCAGGGGGTGGGGGAGGTTTATCTGCCAGCCTCCCATATCGGGAGGGGCTCCGTACGCCCGCACACTACTGTGTCCGCCGTGCACCATCGCCGCTTCCACGCCAGCATTGCGCAGTACCTCTATCGCCTTGTCCACCGCATATCCCTTACCGATAGCGCCCAAATGCACCTGCACGCCCTCGCGGTCAAAGGCAACGGTCAGATTTTCCGCAATCAAGCGGAGACGAGAAGACCCCACCCGTTCTACAGCTTCTGCCAGCGTTCGAGCATCCGGTATCTGCCCAACACCCGCGAAGAACCCCCAACATTGTATCAATGGCATCACAGTAATGTCGAACGCTCCCCGTGTCTCTTCGGAAAGGCGTACCGCGCGCTCTATCAGTTCGAACACTTCGGGGTGTACACGCACTGGCTCGCTGGCGGCATGGGCATTGAGGTAACTGATTTCGCTCTCGGGGAGATAATGGCTGAGCAGCTGCTCGATGCGCTCTATCTCCTCGATAGCCGCCTCCGCGGCGGAGCGCAATAGCCCTCTATCTTCCCCGAAGGCGAACACTTCGAAGTCGCAACCCATCGCTACTGTGCGAAGGCGGACAAGGTGAGCCATTGTTTATTCAACGTGCCCTGTTTCAAAGGGGCATTGGGAGATTGCTTCGGTCGCTGCGTTTCCTCGCAACAACACATCGTGTCCTTGCAGAGCACGAAGTGCTGAAGCAATCTCCCTATGTTGCTTATTTCCCCGCTGGCTGCTCCTCTCTTACCTGCGTCAGCGACATTTTAGCGGTCATGTTCATCTGCATGTTCTGCGGCATTTGCGGGTTAGCGCCGCCCTGCATCTGCACGGTCATGGCCATGTCGCCGTCCATTTTCAGGACGTTGCCGGTAGCGAGGTCAAAGTAGGTGTACGATACCACCTTCATAGTGCCTGTCATGGAGGGCATACCGGCAGGCGTTTGTCCCGTCGTTGCTGCTATCGCTGCCATCAGCCTTTCGAAGGGTATCTCGAACTCTGTCTTGATGCGGGCAGCTTCCGTCCCTCCTATCTTCTCGACGCTGACGAAGGTATGCTTCGCGCTGATTTTCATGTCCTTCGCGTTTGGAATGGGCACCTCGGTTTCCCACGAATCGCCGATATTCACCTCGCCTTCGGGGAACATGGAGGGTGCATTAAAGCCGGTGCCGAAGTTCATATTGCCCATACCGGGCGTGCCCATTGCTACCTTTTCCAGCCCCTTGATTTCATGCACCTTGTTGCGGTCGTCGATGACTGTGGTGATGACCATGTTACTCATGTCAGGAGCCATCGGCGAGGCAAATTCCTGACCGTTCATGTACATCTTCATGCTTTCGATGTTGGTGTGCACGGTGGCTTTGCCTTCCTTGATGCCTGCCACTTTCTCGCGGTAGGTCATCACCATCTGCATGTTCAGGGGCATGGTGTTCTCGCCCATCTGCATTTCGCCGTTCATGTCCATCACCATTTTGTAACGGCGGATGTCGTTCACCTTGAAGACGCGGCGCAATTTGTAGCCCCCTTGCGCCAGTGCAGGCAGTACTGTCACCGTGACCAATGTGACAACTGCCATTGTCAACCAAAAACGTGTCATGAACTTCATGTTTCGTACCCCTTTCTATCTCTCGGTTTGTCCGTTTTGCGGCTCGCGAGGAAGCAGTTCCTCGCGGATGATTTGCACTTTTGCTGTCAGTTGCGCAGGAGCAGGCTGGGAGGCGGTTTCGCCGGGATTCAGCAGGCGGGACCGCTGCTCATATTGTGCGTCTATCACCGCTTTGACCAGCCTGCCGTCGGTGCGGCTAAACCATATCTGCGCCTCGCCGTAGACGGTCTGCTCTATCTGCTTCACCATCAGACTCTCGTCGGCGGTGGGCAGGTCAAAGACGTCCGCTTTGAACGAACGGCTCCACCGCATCTTCTGGCTAAACAGCGAGGCGGCTAAGCCGTTGACCGACTCGTCTCTGAGCCATCGCGCCGTAAACTGCGCAGGCGCATCCCCGGCGATAGTGGTCATTGCACGAGAGTAGCTCCACTCCTGCCCGGTGGAGATGGGTTCTCTGGGAAACACCAGCTGAAGTACCAGCAAAGGCAACTGGCTAGCTTCTACACCGGGTATAGGGATGTTGAAAGGCATTGTGCTTCCGCCCTTGCGTTCCACCAACTCACCCTGCGTAGTCACCACGTAGACGAGGTCGCGCACACTGGCACGCAGACGGTCCACCGGCAACGGCAACGCTTGCCCGTCCATTTCCGCTTTGAACGCCTCCACATCAATGCCCAGTTCCACGTTGCCGTCGGGACGCACCTGACGCGCCTTCAACACTACCGTCATATCCAACAGCACCTTTTCCACCGGCAAGCCACCGAACAACGGCAAAGTGCCCGACATCTGTGCGCTCACCCGATACTTTGCTGCGGCGCCCGGCTCAAAACGGTAGCGGAACAGCTGCGGCGTCGTCTGAATCGGTGCCGGCTGAGCCACAGCTGCCGTATGCACCAGCAACGCCATCACTGCCCACAGGAGAAACGTTGCCCTTCCTGCCTTTCTCGCAGAAGAAGCAGAGGATTTCTCCCTTTCCCCAAACGCTATTTGTGTTTTACCTGGAACCAGCCTGTCCACAACGAAGGTCATTGCCTCCCATCCTACCCTGTACTCATCGTGGCAGGAATACGCTGCTTCTCCAGCGAAATTTGCTGCCGTTCGTCTATCATACAGACTGCAGTGACCCAGAAAATGTTACGCCAGCGAATCGGCGCGAACCTGATGCAAGAAGTATACCACCTGGTGCGGCAGATTCCTGCTGGCAGAGTGATGTCGTACGGGCAGGTAGGCGACTGGATGGTGCCGCCTCTCTCGGCACGCATTGTGGGCAGAGTGATGTACCATGCCCCCGATAACGTTCCCTGGTGGCGCGTGGTCGGCAAAGAAGGCGACCTACTGATTGCCAAACGCGACCCACGCATGGCGGCTCTGCAACGTCACCTGCTGCAGCAGGAGGGGGTACGATTCCAGGAAAATGGGCGGGTGGATATGGCATCCTGTCGCTGGCAACCGTTGGAGGAGGAAGTATGAGCAAGAGCGTTAAGCTATGGTTGGGCATCAATGGTGCGTTTCTCACGCGCCGCTGGGAGGAACCCGAAAACTGGATGCGCCTGACCCGCGAATGCGGCTATCGGGTGCACTCGTTTTGTGCGGACGTGTTGGACCCCTTCTTCTCAGGCAACAAAGAATATCAGATAGAGACCGCCCGCGCGACCCGCGAGGCGGCGCAGAAGTACGGTGTGTTCATCAACGACATCTACACCGGCGTTGCCACGCACCGATTTCACGGTTTGAGCCATTCCGACCCGCGCGTGCGCCAGCGTATGAAAGAGTGGATTATCGAGTGCACCGACATCGCCAATGCGATGGGGGTGGATGCTATCGGCGGGCACTGGGACGCTTTCTCGGTGGAGGTGCTCTCTGACCCCGTGCGCCACGAAGAGGCATTGTGCCGACAGTACGCCATCTTCCGCGACCTCTCCGAAGCGCTGGCGCAGAAGGGTATCCGTGCGCTATACCAGGAGCAGATGTATATTCCCAGCGAGTCGCCCTGGACCTTAGCCGAAGCGGAACGTTTTCTGGTGGAGGTCAACTGCGAGCGCAAGGGAATACCCGTCTACCTGACTCTGGACGTAGGGCACTGCGCCGGGATGCACTACGGCTTGAGCGGCGCCGATTTGGACTACACCGAGTGGCTGCGCCGTTTCGGTACGGCGGCGGAAGTAATACACCTGCAGCAGACCACGCCCGATGCCAGTGCGCACTGGCCGTTCACCCCCGAATACAACGCGAAGGGGCATATCGAGATACCGAAAGTGCTGGACGCCATCGCCCAAAGCCTGGGCCATCGCGACGAGCAACCTTGGGCGGAGTGGCTACCCCTGCCACAGAACATCTATCTGATTTGCGAAATCATCCCCGGCTCCACCAAGCGCGAGGATGTCGTCTTGGACGAGCTGAAGCGCAACGCCGACTACCTGCGCCAGTGGATACCTGAGGATGGGCTGGTGGTAACGGCGTAGAGTATACTTTTGTGAGGAAGAAACCGATAGCAAGGCGGTGTGCAATGCCTGTTCCAGAAGTCATGCGGTTCGTAGAGGATATACGGCATCTCTGCCGGCGATTCGGGGTAGCGAAGCTGGAGCTGTTCGGCTCCGCAGCTACAGGAAACTTCGACCCCGCACGGAGTGATGTGGATTTTTTGGTGGAGTTTGAGGGGAATGAAAATCTATTTGTGCGCTACTTCGACTTGAAGGAGGCTCTGGAGCATCTCATCGGGCGCCCTGTAGACCTGGTAACCAAGCGTGCGTTAAATAACTCTCTTTTTCGCCAGCAGGTCGAAAGCCAGAGGATGGTTATTTATGAGTCCCAAAACCATCAAGCTGCTTGAAGATATTCTCCGTGCAGGAGAACAGATTCAGGAATTCGTACGAGGAACCTCTCTGGATGCTTACCAGCAAAATGCCCTGCTAAGGTCCGGCGTTGAACGTCAGTTTTGAAATTAGCACTCTGTCAAGGCTATATGTTTTTAGAGACCACCCGGCGACTGGAAGTCGCGGGCAACAACCACAAAACCCCCTTCGGGGGTTGGATAACCTGCGTAAGCAGGTTTCGTTCCCTGTTGCCCGCGATTTTCAATCGCTGGGACAACACAAACATCTTCAGAAAAAGGTCTGACAAAGTAGAAGACGGTTTTCTAGCCCGGAGCACGCGGATGCCCCCGATGCCATTCCGTCTCCTGCTGGAAAACCTGCGCCAGAGCCAGGATTTTCGCTTCCTCGTACGGTGCGCCGATAATCTCCAGCCCCAGAGGTAAGCCGCTGGCAGTGAAGCCCATCGGCACGGAGATGGAAGGTAAGCCTGTCAGGTTAGCGAAACCGCCGTTGCCACCCATGTTTACCCACGTCTCGTTCAGACTACGGTCTACCGGTGGCGCACCCTGCAGCAGGGTTGGCGCCATCAGCACGTCGCACCGCTCAAACACTTTCGCCATCGCGCGAGAGGCTTCGGCGCGAACACGCATTGCCCGCAGGTAGTCCACCGCCGAGAGTGCCAACCCCGAGAGCAAGCCTGTTACCTGCGACTGGTCTGCCAGCTCGTTCACCTTACCGCTGCGGATGAGGTTCTCAAATGCAGAGGAGCCTTCCGCCACGATAATGATTTCCGCTGCCTCGTTGTAGGGCAGTTCGGGTAGTTTCACTTCCTCAAACTCCGCTTTGCGCTTTTGGAATACCTCCAGAGCCGTTGCAAAGCATCGTTCGGCATCGGGTGCGTTGTTCTTCGCGAAGTCCACCGGCAACAAGCCGATGCGGAAACGGTGGTTGCGCCACGTGGAGAAGCGATAGCGGAAAGGCATGTCCACGCTCGATGGGTCACGCGGGTCGTGCCCAGCAATCGCCTGCAAGATGTGGGCGCAGTCTTCCGCACTGCGAGCCATCGGGCCTATCTTATCCATCGTCCATGACAACGCCATTGCCCCATAGCGGCTCACCCGTCCGTAGGTTGGGCGCAAGCCAGTCACCCCGCAGAAAGCGGCAGGTACGGTGATGGAACCCCATGTTTCCGTGCCCAATGCAAAGCTCACTGCTCCCGCCGCGACCGCCGCGCCAGACCCGCTGGAGGAACCGCCTGCCCAGCGTGTCGTGTCCCAGGGGTTCAGGCAGGCTCCCGTCACCGAGGCATGAGCAAACTCGTAACCCCCTGCGCCCGCCAGCTCGATCATCGCCAACTTGGCGACCAGCACCGCTCCTGCCTTCCGCAGACGCTCGATGACGGTGGCATCGTAGTCCAAAATCTGGTCGCGGTGAGCAGGGGACCCCCAGCGCGTGGGGATGCTTTTTGTGGCGAAGAGGTCCTTCGCGCCATAAGGAATACCGTGTAGCACGCCACGATATTTGCCTGAAGCCATTTCCCGGTCCGCCTGTTGCGCTTGCTGCATGGCAACCTCTTCAGTGATTTCCGCAACGGCGCGCAGGGCGGTCGCGCGTGTGCGCAGAGCCTGCAGGTAAGCCCGCGTGAGCTCCACCGAAGAGATTTTGCGTGACTTGAGTAGCTTCGCCTGTTCGGTGAGGGTGAGGAACAGCAGGTCGTCGCTCATCGCTTCTCCTTTCGTACAGGACGCGGTTGGAACACGAAGGCGGGTTCGGAGCCTTCGGGCAGGGAACAAGCGCGCAGGGATTCCAGCGTCTTCCGCATCGACTGTACTGTTTCCGCCACCTTTTGAGCCTGCTCAGGAGGCGTTGGTGCAGGCAGCCAGGCATTCACCACTGCTGACACGCTGTCTGTCGACGGAGCAGATGGTTCCTGTGCCCTGCTGCCCGCAGCCAACGCGATCCCGGAGGTCATCAGTGCGAGATGAAACTGACGTCTGGTCATCAAGGGTTTGCTCATCTACTCGTCTCCTATCGCCCCGAAGTTTCTCACCAGGATACCGAAATCGAACAGCGTCACCTCCTCATCGCCGTCCAGGTCGGCTTCAGAGTTCCAGTGAGCATCGCCGGGCATGCTGCCGAAGGCGGCAACCAGCGCACCGAAATCGAACAGCGTCACCTCATTATCGCCGTCGATATCGCCGTTTGTCAAGGTGAAATCCACCTGCACATCTTTGTCCAGCGCAACGCCCATCACCGTGCGCCTCAGCCAGTGCAAGCCTTTCGCAGAGAGGTCAAACGTGCCCCACAGCGCGGTCTGGAACTGGTATTCGCCCGCATCGTTGAGCGCAACGA
Coding sequences within it:
- a CDS encoding hypothetical protein (possible pseudo, frameshifted); this translates as MSDDLLFLTLTEQAKLLKSRKISSVELTRAYLQALRTRATALRAVAEITEEVAMQQAQQADREMASGKYRGVLHGIPYGAKDLFATKSIPTRWGSPAHRDQILDYDATVIERLRKAGAVLVAKLAMIELAGAGGYEFAHASVTGACLNPWDTTRWAGGSSSGSGAAVAAGAVSFALGTETWGSITVPAAFCGVTGLRPTYGRVSRYGAMALSWTMDKIGPMARSAEDCAHILQAIAGHDPRDPSSVDMPFRYRFSTWRNHRFRIGLLPVDFAKNNAPDAERCFATALEVFQKRKAEFEEVKLPELPYNEAAEIIIVAEGSSAFENLIRSGKVNELADQSQVTGLLSGLALSAVDYLRAMRVRAEASRAMAKVFERCDVLMAPTLLQGAPPVDRSLNETWVNMGGNGGFANLTGLPSISVPMGFTASGLPLGLEIIGAPYEEAKILALAQVFQQETEWHRGHPRAPG
- a CDS encoding 3-phosphoglycerate dehydrogenase, encoding MTGHASKVQVLLTCSPGWKIHEQFLGRCEQDDLARERLEWTVISPDALRPEVLAQAEVMVCGHFAREWLPHCRRLRWIQFLGAGIEGSLSPELLASDIILTNASGVHAIPIAEHVFGMMLMFARGLHRCVRQQMQAEWNRDGFRDQVRELYGATLGVVGLGAIGAAVAERGKAFGMHVLATRRHPQHRAEAVDVLLPPSQLTNLLRESEYVVLCVPLTRETRHLIGEAQLRQMRHDAILINISRGAVVDQPALIRALQERWIAGAGLDVFDPEPLPADSPLWHLPNVIISPHVSGVTPHYGTRAAEIFLRNLHAFLAGDLASMVNVVDKQAGY
- a CDS encoding oxidoreductase; protein product: MFEDKHIQVSRREFLRDSAWAAAAAAFAAAFQERVEAQQKKSQTSRTQPAKPVTQQAKPTPQPTRNLPPVNIGFIGTGTQGQTLLQRLVRIPGVRVLAVCDIYPPHLARGLRMAGPQAKGYEDYRQVLDRKDIDAVLIATPLHLHAPMAIDALQAGKHVFCEKTMAYTPEDARRMVQVSRETGKHLQIGHQRHYSPIYAHAREMMVEQEVIGKLVHVRAWWHRNNSWRRPVPDKKYEELLNWRLYRKYSQGLMAELASHQIDVVNWFTGATPLSVMGMGGIDYWKDGREVWDNVEVIYEYPDGVKVVYTSILANQYDGYAEQFMGDKGTLLLTNEKDGFLFKEPTAEELGWEAHAKKAAGKGGTTGLVLDVTATKKKGTGAVIGGQKMAAGYELKDAYTLELESFVNDVVRNGQKPLCDAEVGFKTAVAVLMANKAIEEGTKITFTPDMFQV
- a CDS encoding methylated-DNA--protein-cysteine methyltransferase yields the protein MLRQRIGANLMQEVYHLVRQIPAGRVMSYGQVGDWMVPPLSARIVGRVMYHAPDNVPWWRVVGKEGDLLIAKRDPRMAALQRHLLQQEGVRFQENGRVDMASCRWQPLEEEV
- a CDS encoding AP endonuclease, which encodes MSKSVKLWLGINGAFLTRRWEEPENWMRLTRECGYRVHSFCADVLDPFFSGNKEYQIETARATREAAQKYGVFINDIYTGVATHRFHGLSHSDPRVRQRMKEWIIECTDIANAMGVDAIGGHWDAFSVEVLSDPVRHEEALCRQYAIFRDLSEALAQKGIRALYQEQMYIPSESPWTLAEAERFLVEVNCERKGIPVYLTLDVGHCAGMHYGLSGADLDYTEWLRRFGTAAEVIHLQQTTPDASAHWPFTPEYNAKGHIEIPKVLDAIAQSLGHRDEQPWAEWLPLPQNIYLICEIIPGSTKREDVVLDELKRNADYLRQWIPEDGLVVTA
- the apbE gene encoding FAD:protein FMN transferase; the encoded protein is MGCDFEVFAFGEDRGLLRSAAEAAIEEIERIEQLLSHYLPESEISYLNAHAASEPVRVHPEVFELIERAVRLSEETRGAFDITVMPLIQCWGFFAGVGQIPDARTLAEAVERVGSSRLRLIAENLTVAFDREGVQVHLGAIGKGYAVDKAIEVLRNAGVEAAMVHGGHSSVRAYGAPPDMGGWQINLPHPLHPERSLAHLLLCNRAISTSSATEQYFERGGRRYGHILDPRSGLPAENNLLCVSVLADETTVTDALSTAFFVLGERGIREYVAAHPGVQAAILRQDDEQLEWIG
- a CDS encoding uroporphyrinogen decarboxylase, which encodes MSPKERFAACVAHRQPDRPPIQFYTTPEFEAKLQERFPGQNLLEVLEVDFRTVGVPRGKPLRQPDPDSPVAYYDEWGIGYIRQSYGFGEYLEAYELPFANMRTLKEVEDYPWPSVDDYDFSHLKEACKAVEDYVVCFGGAGIPDIINGVSRGRGMEQVLIDILTEDEVGVAIIDHRVEFCYEFVKRGLEEAGGLIDVLCLGEDLGNQLGPMVSPEVFDRFFRPRLQKFYDLGHQYGCKVMMHSCGSTRKLQPRFVEMGLDILDAMQPEPVGMNPEEIKREVGDKLTLCGLISTQRTLPFGTIEDCIAEARHRVEVIGKNGGYIFAPSHCIQPNTPVDNVLAAYEVVTGKKLR